Genomic window (Rossellomorea aquimaris):
TTGATTCCTCCAATCATTTTCTGTCTTCCATACCATTTCATACCCTTCTCCATGATTGACCTTCCATTCCCAAAACGTTCTGTGAACATGTCCAGGAGATAAAGAAGTTAATAGATGTCGAATGACTCCACCATGAGTAATAACGGCGTACCGCTTCCCATTGTGCTCTTCTATCTGGGCTACGATCTGTGCCCATGCTAAATCGACTCGTTTTCCAAATTGATTCATCCCTTCCCCATTTGGTGGAGAAATGGATGGGTCCAATAACCATTCTTGATATACATCGTCTTCCTTTAAGCTCTCATAGGTTAAACCTTCCCAGCTTCCGAAGTGTAGCTCTCTTAAAAGGGATGAAGAGATCAATGGAGCATGAGGAAACAGAAAATGAGCGGTTTCTAAACAGCGGTTAAGATCACTTGAAAAGTATCGTTCATACTCTTCAAAAAGAGTATTTCGCCTTTTAAGTAATTCAATTCCTTTTTGAGATAAACTGGAATTGGTCCAGCCGAGGTATTTCCCCTGCTCATTTTCTTCTGTTAAACCATGGCGAATACATGCAATAACCATATAGTCATCCATAAAAACAACTCCACCCCCTCTACACTCCCCCCGATTGTATCACCGGACATACCGCCAAACCATTTGATGGATCTAGAATAAACAAACCAGAATAAAGCTAACGTCACCAGGGTGAATAAAGAATAAAAATAAAAGAAATTTAAAAAGAAACTGCCGACTCCACCCAGCAATAAACCAGAAACAATCCATATAAGATCATAACCGGTCACATTCTTACTGAAACCATATCCCATTCCAGACGTCTGGGCTGCAGGGATAAGAATTAAACTCGCCGCCATCATCATTCGACTTAAAAAGGGAATCGACACAAGAATCATACCTATCAAACTAGTGGAATGGGTTTGAATGATGGTTTCATAAATAAATAAAAACCGTGAAGAAAGCAATACCACCAGTGACAAAACGCCAAAGGCACCTACCCTCGGGTCTTTCATTATTTCTAATCGCTTTTCCTTATCACTATAGGAAAAAAAGGCATCACTTGCATCCATATAGCCATCTAAATGGATGCCGCCCGTTAATACGATTGGCAATACCCAAATAAAGAATGATATACCTAAAGGGCTTATGTGCGTAAAAGAATTCAGAAAAACATATCCTCCTAAAAGAAACACACCTACAAATAAACCTAACAGTGGAAATGTCCGGACCATCCACTTCATTTCCCTTTTCCCTACTGAAAATTCTTTACGGATCGGCAGAATCGTAAAAAACTGGAGGTTAAGGAGAAAGCTTTTAAATAGGATCATGAGGAAACCGTCCTTCCTCATTCGTACCCCTCTTTTTCAAAACTGGGATTCCCGCCGTCATTTCAATCGCCACACATGCTTTTTTCACCATTCTTATATGCAATGCACCAAGCCGTTTCTGGAAAGTAAGGATATCCTTTGAAGCAATTGGAAGGTCAGAAACCAATTCATTGCTAACCAGGAACAGTACATCAACTTTATTTAGCAACTGTACGATAGATTGATAGATTTTCTCTTCTATATATTGACCTATCTCCTCATTACTACCATACATCTCATTTGTTAAAAGAGTCGTGAGGCAGTCCAACAGTACAACGGAGTGTCGAGGAATTTGGTTGATCATCCTTTCAATTGAACTGGGACATTCAATAGTCGTCCATTCCACAGCAGTCGCTTGCCGGTCCTGCTGGTGTTTCAAGATTCTTTGCTCCATCTCCCTGTCAGTGTTCACTCCACAAGCAAGATAGACCAATGGAACGTTTGACTTCTTCTTCTCAATTGCCCATTTTTCAGCAAAAGAGCTTTTGCCGCTTCTAACCCCTCCGGTAATAAAATATAGGGTTCCCAAGCCGATTCCCCCTCTCCTCAATTACCTTTTCATTGAAATAATTCTACTCTGTTTGATCCAAATAGCGTTCAATGGCTTTTTTTGTTACCTCATACACACCGCGCCCAATCAACTTCCCTATTGGTGTAATCGGCCCGGCAAACGGTTCCAGCTCACCTTGTTGACTTGAGGAGATCAGAATACTGTCGGTCGGTGTGCCGGTAGCAAGTTGACCAGTTCTTCTATCCCTCACATTCATGTCATGAAGGGCTCTCACTTTTGCTTCTGTTGAGGTTACAAGGGCTTCTATATATGCTTCATCTGAAAGATTCCCATTTATGAACACCCATGTATTAATCGTGCCTGGTCTTAAATCAATATCATATTGATAACTTGTCGAGACATCAATCGCATTCCCCACACCTGCTGTCACTACGACGAATACGGAATGCCCCTGAACTTCGAATGATTCGCAAACCATATTATTTAAAGGAAGCGCCGTCATCATGCCTACAGAAAATGAGGGGTCCAGGTCTTTATGAACAAGAAATTCTTTCATGTCCTCTTGATAATCTGAGCAGTCATAATCTGCAGGGACTCTACGATTGATAAAGTGCCTGTACCACCCGATTCCTGCACCAATAATTCCTGAGGACATGCATTTTAATGGGTAAGGGGCAGAGAAATGTATGTATTCTTCTCTCACGTTTAGGTAACTTTCATCTAACACAAAGTTCTCTGTCGCACTCTCCTCAGGAACAATGACCATTTGAGGTTTTGCAACTATAGGATGAGCTTGTTTCTGAACCTTTGTATGATACACCTCTTCTATATGTTTCTCTTTCAGAACCTCTTCCGGGTGGTGGAGAAGTTTGGTTCTTCCTTTGTCTAAGAGAAGTAAGCGATCACAGTATAAACTTGCTAAGTTTAAGTCATGAAAGATTGCGATTACCGTTAATTTTTCGTGTATTGTTTGATTTTTAATTAAATCCAACAATGACTTCTGATACGAAAGATCGAGATGATTAGTGGGTTCATCAAGCAACAGGACCTGTGGCTCTTGAGCGAGAGCCTGGGCAAGGAATACCCTCTGCCGTTCTCCCCCGGACAACTCATGAAGGAAGCGGTCCTGAAAGGAAGTAATGCCCGTTTGATCCATTACCTTTTCCACGATTTCAGTATCCCTTTCAGTCGTTCCTTTAAAGAAACCTTTTTGGTGAGCATATCTCCCCAGCATAACCGTCTCCCTCACCCCATAGGAAAAGGATTCTGTCGATATCTGAGGAAGTACCGCTACCTGTGTGGCTAGATCCCTTGAAGAAAAATGATGCAGTTTTTTTCCTTTTAACCTTATGCTTCCATCCATTAATGGAAGCAGACCCGTCATGGCTTTTAACAGGGTCGTCTTTCCACTTCCGTTAGGTCCAAGAATCCCAAAGAATTCTCCTTCATCTATATGAAAATTCATGTCTTCCACGATTATTTTATCGTTATATCCTACTGTAACACCGTTTACATCTATCATGATGAAAGCCCTCTTTTCTTCAGGAGAATATAAGCAAACATCGGGGCACCGATAAGAGCTGTTATCACTCCAATCGGAAGCTCGGTTGGTGCAATGATGGTTCTTGAAATGAGATCAGCCAACACGAGAAAGCCTCCCCCAACAATGATGGACAAAGGAAGTAAGTGTCTATGGTCATGCCCTACTATCCTTCTTAGAAAATGAGGAATTACGAGCCCCACGAATCCAATTGTACCCGAAACGGCGACAGCCGCTCCCGTCAGGATACTTCCAGCAATTAAGATAAGGAGTTTTCTCTTTTGTACGGATATTCCGATGTGATGGGCTTGTTCTTCACCAAAGCTCATGCCATTCAGTTCCTTGCCATTGAGGAACAAAACGATCACTCCAATAAAGAAAAAGGGGAATATTATCGTAATGTAATCCCACCCTCTCATGGACACGCTTCCAAGAAGCCAACCGATGATCTGTCTTAATTCCTCTCCCGTCAAGGCAATCATTAAGGATATAATCGAACCTAAAAAAGAGCTGAAAATAATTCCAGTTAAAATGATGGTTTCAACCTTCATAGTTCTTTCAACCTTCTGTGCAAACCATAATACGAGGAAGACGGTTATAATCGAACAAAGAATACTGAGAAAGGGAAGCGTAAACTTCCCAATGAACGGAATGCTCCAATTAAAGAACAACGTAATAACAGCACCGACCGATGCTCCTGAAGACACACCCAATGTATATGGATCAGCCAGCGGGTTGCGCAATAGTCCTTGAAAAGAAGCTCCTGCAATTGCAAGGGAGCTGCCAACCAACAATGCCAGTAATACTCTGGGCAATCTTATGGAGTACACTATATTTGCAAACATTGGATCAATTTCTCCCGGTATAGGGAATCCAAACCATTTAGCTCCAACGATGAACAGAATATCCATAGGTGGGACAGAGACGGTTCCGATCGAAATGCCTGTAAAGAGAGCGAAAAGTAAAAACGTTACAGCCAACCCGTATGTTATCCATATTTTATTCTGCAAATAACTCCGGATAGATCGACTTTGCAATTTCCTCTACTCCTTCAACTAATCTCGGACCGGTACGTGTGACCAGATCTGAATGTACGTCATGGACATCTTCATTTTTTACAGCGGTTACATCTTTCCAACCTTCTCGGCCCACCACTTGTTCCTTAGGATTTTCACTATAAAAACCATAGGTAGTAATGATGACGTCAGGATTGGAAGCGATGACTGCCTCTTGGTTAACCTGAATCCATCCGTCCTGTTCACTCATTACATTCTCAGCATTTACAAGCGATAGCATTTGATCAATGAAAGTATTTTTCCCTGTCGAATATATGTCAGGGGAAGGTGAAACCTCTACATACACTTTTTTCTTTTCAGATACACCTCTGACTTTTTCCTTAATGGATTCTAGATCTGCTTTCATCTCAGAAATGACGGATTCAGCTTCATCTTCCTTGCCGACCAATGTGCCGATGTTTTTCATCGTGGTGTACACTTCCTCAAAGCTATTGGCATCACGTACGATATATATCTTTATCCCAGCACTTCGAAGCTGTTCTAACCCTTCTTCTGCCGAAACAGCAGTGGACTCATGAGCAAGAACCAAATCCGGATTCAGACCGATAATCTTCTCAACGTTAAATTCCATTCCACCTATTTTTTCTTTGTCCGCCGCTTCTTTTGGGTAATTATCAAAATCTGAAACCCCTACAATTTCCTTATTCAACCCTAACTCGAATAAGATTTCTGTGTTGCTTGGAATCAATGAAACAATATGCTTAGGTTGCTCATCCAGCGTGACTTTATTATTCAAGGCATCGTTTACTGACAAAGGAAAAGCAGATTGTCCCTGACTTGCTTCCCCGCTATTTTTATTCTTTTCTACACTTTCACCGTCAGTACCGCAAGCTGAAAGGAGTCCTAGAGATACTATTAGTACGAGAATGATTTTGAATGTGTGTTTCATACGTTTTCCTCCTGTAAATGAACTTATTCCCAGACAAAAAAACATCTCCAGTGGGACTAGAGATGCTGTGTAAGATACATAAAAGGCTTTAAACCGTTAAATATGCACATTACACCTTTCTATCCGCGTAGATTTGGTGCGAAAGAAATCAGGCAGGTCTCCTGGCTCATGGTCATTGTTTGCTGCACCTTCCCATACCTATTGGTACAGTGGCATTCATAC
Coding sequences:
- a CDS encoding histidine phosphatase family protein, which gives rise to MDDYMVIACIRHGLTEENEQGKYLGWTNSSLSQKGIELLKRRNTLFEEYERYFSSDLNRCLETAHFLFPHAPLISSSLLRELHFGSWEGLTYESLKEDDVYQEWLLDPSISPPNGEGMNQFGKRVDLAWAQIVAQIEEHNGKRYAVITHGGVIRHLLTSLSPGHVHRTFWEWKVNHGEGYEMVWKTENDWRNQTCTSLREVPLMGKADG
- a CDS encoding adenosylcobinamide-GDP ribazoletransferase; translated protein: MILFKSFLLNLQFFTILPIRKEFSVGKREMKWMVRTFPLLGLFVGVFLLGGYVFLNSFTHISPLGISFFIWVLPIVLTGGIHLDGYMDASDAFFSYSDKEKRLEIMKDPRVGAFGVLSLVVLLSSRFLFIYETIIQTHSTSLIGMILVSIPFLSRMMMAASLILIPAAQTSGMGYGFSKNVTGYDLIWIVSGLLLGGVGSFFLNFFYFYSLFTLVTLALFWFVYSRSIKWFGGMSGDTIGGSVEGVELFLWMTIWLLHVFAMV
- a CDS encoding bifunctional adenosylcobinamide kinase/adenosylcobinamide-phosphate guanylyltransferase, which translates into the protein MGTLYFITGGVRSGKSSFAEKWAIEKKKSNVPLVYLACGVNTDREMEQRILKHQQDRQATAVEWTTIECPSSIERMINQIPRHSVVLLDCLTTLLTNEMYGSNEEIGQYIEEKIYQSIVQLLNKVDVLFLVSNELVSDLPIASKDILTFQKRLGALHIRMVKKACVAIEMTAGIPVLKKRGTNEEGRFPHDPI
- a CDS encoding adenosylcobinamide amidohydrolase, whose protein sequence is MIDVNGVTVGYNDKIIVEDMNFHIDEGEFFGILGPNGSGKTTLLKAMTGLLPLMDGSIRLKGKKLHHFSSRDLATQVAVLPQISTESFSYGVRETVMLGRYAHQKGFFKGTTERDTEIVEKVMDQTGITSFQDRFLHELSGGERQRVFLAQALAQEPQVLLLDEPTNHLDLSYQKSLLDLIKNQTIHEKLTVIAIFHDLNLASLYCDRLLLLDKGRTKLLHHPEEVLKEKHIEEVYHTKVQKQAHPIVAKPQMVIVPEESATENFVLDESYLNVREEYIHFSAPYPLKCMSSGIIGAGIGWYRHFINRRVPADYDCSDYQEDMKEFLVHKDLDPSFSVGMMTALPLNNMVCESFEVQGHSVFVVVTAGVGNAIDVSTSYQYDIDLRPGTINTWVFINGNLSDEAYIEALVTSTEAKVRALHDMNVRDRRTGQLATGTPTDSILISSSQQGELEPFAGPITPIGKLIGRGVYEVTKKAIERYLDQTE
- a CDS encoding iron ABC transporter permease codes for the protein MQSRSIRSYLQNKIWITYGLAVTFLLFALFTGISIGTVSVPPMDILFIVGAKWFGFPIPGEIDPMFANIVYSIRLPRVLLALLVGSSLAIAGASFQGLLRNPLADPYTLGVSSGASVGAVITLFFNWSIPFIGKFTLPFLSILCSIITVFLVLWFAQKVERTMKVETIILTGIIFSSFLGSIISLMIALTGEELRQIIGWLLGSVSMRGWDYITIIFPFFFIGVIVLFLNGKELNGMSFGEEQAHHIGISVQKRKLLILIAGSILTGAAVAVSGTIGFVGLVIPHFLRRIVGHDHRHLLPLSIIVGGGFLVLADLISRTIIAPTELPIGVITALIGAPMFAYILLKKRGLSS
- a CDS encoding ABC transporter substrate-binding protein: MKHTFKIILVLIVSLGLLSACGTDGESVEKNKNSGEASQGQSAFPLSVNDALNNKVTLDEQPKHIVSLIPSNTEILFELGLNKEIVGVSDFDNYPKEAADKEKIGGMEFNVEKIIGLNPDLVLAHESTAVSAEEGLEQLRSAGIKIYIVRDANSFEEVYTTMKNIGTLVGKEDEAESVISEMKADLESIKEKVRGVSEKKKVYVEVSPSPDIYSTGKNTFIDQMLSLVNAENVMSEQDGWIQVNQEAVIASNPDVIITTYGFYSENPKEQVVGREGWKDVTAVKNEDVHDVHSDLVTRTGPRLVEGVEEIAKSIYPELFAE